The Streptomyces sp. NBC_01275 genome has a segment encoding these proteins:
- a CDS encoding DUF397 domain-containing protein, with the protein MTATQLYGVAWQKSRHSNSQGSCVEFARLPGGDVAVRNSRFPDGPALVYTRAEIEAMLLGIKDGEFDHLIAS; encoded by the coding sequence ATGACGGCCACACAGCTGTACGGGGTTGCCTGGCAGAAGAGCCGGCACAGCAACTCGCAGGGTTCCTGCGTGGAGTTCGCCCGGCTGCCGGGCGGTGACGTGGCCGTGCGCAACTCGCGCTTCCCCGACGGACCCGCGCTCGTCTACACGCGGGCCGAGATCGAGGCGATGCTGCTGGGCATCAAGGACGGCGAGTTCGACCACCTGATCGCGAGCTGA
- a CDS encoding GTP-binding protein, which produces MSLSVVIVGGLHVDARRATVARLLADVPGSVVLHHDLATAAVGTVVRTISDATGILSAGEAPLVNDCACCALREDLVPELLRLADDGLTRLAIVELWDSVEPKAMAEVVVAGGLTLTGVVTAVDPALLLPCLGNGDDLAERGLAAAATDQRTVADTFARQLEYAPVLAVVDSEEADDEDRELLEQLHPTARRIPVPGGRPGNPAGASSSAREGAQPAARGAAQEAVDERAGGAGGAGGAGAAEGAGGARSPLAAAVLAGFDVEAAAAAQHPACALLPAEADAHGVSTLVWHRCRPFHPERLYDALEDLTCAAARSRGRFWLADKPDVLLHWDAAGGALCVESAGPWLASLPDAAWDLLPPVRRAAAALDWHPEHGDCCQHLVFTSPGLDRDGLERLLESCLLTDAEYAAGRDAWKRLPPAFDTLLEV; this is translated from the coding sequence GTGAGCCTGTCGGTCGTGATCGTCGGCGGGCTGCACGTCGACGCCCGCCGGGCGACGGTCGCGCGCCTGCTCGCCGACGTGCCCGGCAGCGTCGTGCTCCACCACGACCTGGCGACGGCCGCGGTCGGCACGGTCGTCCGCACGATCAGCGACGCCACCGGCATCCTGTCCGCCGGCGAGGCCCCCCTGGTCAACGACTGCGCCTGCTGCGCCCTGCGCGAGGACCTCGTGCCCGAGCTGCTCCGCCTCGCCGACGACGGCCTCACCCGGCTGGCGATCGTCGAGCTGTGGGACTCCGTCGAGCCCAAGGCCATGGCCGAGGTGGTCGTGGCCGGCGGGCTCACGCTCACCGGCGTCGTCACCGCCGTCGATCCGGCGCTGCTGCTGCCCTGCCTCGGCAACGGCGACGACCTCGCCGAACGCGGCCTCGCCGCGGCCGCCACCGACCAGCGCACCGTCGCCGACACCTTCGCCCGACAGCTGGAGTACGCCCCCGTGCTGGCCGTCGTCGACTCCGAGGAGGCCGACGACGAGGACCGCGAGCTGCTCGAACAGCTCCATCCGACGGCCCGCCGGATACCCGTTCCGGGCGGCCGCCCAGGGAATCCGGCGGGCGCATCCTCGTCTGCACGTGAAGGCGCACAACCCGCTGCAAGGGGAGCTGCACAGGAAGCAGTGGACGAGAGAGCCGGGGGAGCCGGGGGAGCCGGGGGAGCCGGGGCGGCCGAGGGAGCCGGGGGAGCCCGTTCGCCCCTGGCCGCCGCCGTCCTCGCCGGCTTCGACGTGGAGGCCGCGGCCGCGGCCCAGCACCCCGCGTGCGCCCTGCTCCCCGCCGAGGCCGACGCGCACGGCGTGAGCACGCTGGTCTGGCACCGCTGCCGCCCCTTCCACCCGGAGCGGCTCTACGACGCGCTGGAGGACCTGACCTGCGCCGCCGCCCGCAGCCGGGGCCGGTTCTGGCTCGCCGACAAGCCCGACGTCCTGCTCCACTGGGACGCGGCCGGGGGAGCCCTCTGCGTGGAGTCGGCCGGCCCGTGGCTGGCCTCCCTCCCCGACGCGGCCTGGGACCTGCTCCCGCCGGTGCGCCGCGCCGCCGCCGCGCTGGACTGGCACCCCGAGCACGGCGACTGCTGCCAGCACCTGGTCTTCACGTCCCCAGGACTCGACCGCGACGGACTCGAACGGCTCCTGGAGTCCTGTCTGCTCACCGACGCCGAGTACGCCGCAGGCCGCGACGCCTGGAAGCGACTGCCGCCCGCCTTCGACACCCTCCTGGAGGTCTGA
- the rpsR gene encoding 30S ribosomal protein S18, translating to MPRKPDRGAGRKSAQPRPNPLDQAEITYIDYKDTDLLRKFISDRGKIRSRRVTRVSARQQRRLTRAIKNAREMALLPYGGR from the coding sequence ATGCCCCGCAAGCCCGACCGCGGTGCCGGCCGCAAGTCCGCGCAGCCCCGCCCCAACCCGCTCGACCAGGCCGAGATCACCTACATCGACTACAAGGACACCGACCTGCTGCGGAAGTTCATCTCCGACCGGGGCAAGATCCGCAGCCGCCGCGTCACCCGCGTCTCCGCCCGGCAGCAGCGCCGACTGACCCGAGCGATCAAGAACGCCCGCGAGATGGCCCTGCTCCCGTACGGCGGCCGCTGA